One genomic region from Ovis canadensis isolate MfBH-ARS-UI-01 breed Bighorn chromosome 24, ARS-UI_OviCan_v2, whole genome shotgun sequence encodes:
- the VASN gene encoding vasorin — MRSRAPLRLLLPLLLLPALGPGAQGCPPGCQCNQPRTVFCTARQGTTVPLDVPPDTVGLYVFENGITTLDAGSFAGLPGLQLLDLSQNQIASLPGGVFQPLANLSNLDLTANRLREITNETFRGLRRLERLYLGKNRIRHIQPGAFDALDHLLELKLQDNELRALPPLRLPRLLLLDLSHNGLPALEPGILDTANVEALRLAGLGLRHLDEGLLGRLRNLHDLDVADNQLERVPPAVRGLRGLTRLRLAGNTRIAQLRPEDLAGLAALQELDLSNLSLQALPHELSTLFPRLRLLAAARNPFNCVCPLSWFGPWVRESHLTLASPEETRCHFPPKNAGRLLLDLDYADFGCPATTTTATAPTTRAPVREPTLLPSSPAPTQLRPTELATEAPSRPPPTPPTAGPVPPPRDCPASICLNGGTCHLGARGHLECLCPQGFTGLYCESRVRLGPRPSPAPATPRPLPLGIEPASPTSLRVGLQRFQQGSAVQLRSLRLTYRNLSGPDKRPVTLRLPASLAEYTVTQLRPNATYSICVRALGAGRVPEGEEACGEARTPPAVRSNHAPVTQAREGNLPLLIAPALAAVLLAVLAAVGAAFCVRRGRAAAAVAQGKGQVGPGAGPLELEGVKAPLEPNPKALEGGGEAPPGGLECEVPLMGYSGPSPQGPLPAKPYI; from the coding sequence ATGCGCTCCAGGGCCCCCCTGCGCCTGctcctgccgctgctgctgctgccagccCTGGGGCCCGGGGCGCAGGGCTGCCCACCCGGCTGCCAGTGCAACCAGCCACGGACCGTCTTCTGCACCGCCCGCCAGGGGACCACCGTGCCTCTGGACGTGCCGCCCGACACCGTGGGCCTGTACGTCTTTGAGAACGGCATCACCACGCTCGACGCAGGCAGCTTTGCTGGCCTGCCGGGGCTGCAGCTCCTGGACCTGTCGCAAAATCAAATCGCCAGCCTGCCTGGGGGTGTCTTCCAGCCACTGGCCAACCTCAGCAACCTGGACCTGACTGCCAACAGGCTCCGGGAAATCACCAACGAGACCTTCCGCGGCCTGCGCCGCCTTGAGCGCCTCTACCTGGGCAAGAACCGCATCCGCCACATCCAGCCTGGCGCCTTTGACGCGCTCGACCACCTTCTGGAGCTCAAGCTGCAAGATAATGAGTTGCGGGCACTGCCCCCACTGCGCCTGCCCCGCCTGCTGCTGCTGGACCTCAGCCACAACGGCCTCCCAGCCCTGGAGCCCGGCATCCTGGACACCGCCAACGTGGAGGCGCTGCGGCTGGCTGGCCTGGGGCTGCGGCACCTGGACGAGGGGCTCCTCGGCCGCCTGCGCAACCTCCACGACCTGGACGTGGCCGACAACCAGCTGGAGCGTGTGCCCCCTGCCGTCCGGGGCCTGCGGGGACTGACACGCCTGCGGCTGGCTGGCAACACCCGCATCGCCCAGCTGAGACCGGAGGACCTGGCCGGCCTAGCGGCCCTGCAGGAGCTGGACCTGAGCAACCTGAGCCTGCAGGCCCTGCCGCACGAGCTTTCCACCCTCTTCCCCCGCCTGAGGCTCCTGGCAGCCGCCCGCAACCCCTTCAACTGCGTGTGCCCCCTCAGCTGGTTCGGCCCCTGGGTCCGGGAGAGCCACCTGACCTTGGCCAGCCCAGAGGAGACGCGCTGTCACTTCCCACCCAAGAACGCCGGCCGGCTGCTCCTGGACCTTGACTATGCCGACTTTGGCTGCCCGGCCACCACCACCACGGCCACGGCACCCACCACGAGGGCCCCCGTGCGGGAGCCCACGCTCCTGCCTTCCAGCCCGGCTCCCACCCAGCTCCGCCCCACGGAGCTGGCCACTGAGGCCCCGAGCCGGCCGCCCCCCACGCCCCCGACTGCGGGGCCTGTGCCTCCACCCCGGGACTGCCCGGCATCCATCTGCCTCAACGGTGGCACCTGCCACCTGGGGGCGCGGGGCCACCTGGAGTGCCTGTGTCCTCAGGGCTTCACGGGGCTGTACTGCGAGAGCCGGGTGAGGCTGGGACCCAGGCCCAGCCCCGCCCCGGCCACGCCGCGGCCCCTGCCCCTGGGCATCGAGCCCGCCAGCCCCACGTCCCTGAGGGTGGGGCTCCAGCGCTTCCAGCAGGGCAGCGCTGTGCAGCTGAGGAGCCTCCGCCTCACCTATCGCAACCTCTCGGGCCCCGACAAGCGGCCAGTGACACTGCGGCTGCCCGCCTCACTCGCCGAGTACACCGTCACCCAGCTGCGGCCCAACGCCACCTACTCCATCTGCGTCCGggccctgggggctgggagggtgcCTGAGGGCGAGGAGGCCTGCGGGGAGGCCCGCACACCCCCAGCTGTCCGCTCCAACCACGCCCCGGTCACCCAGGCCCGCGAGGGCAACCTGCCGCTCCTAATCGCGCCTGCCCTGGCCGCCGTGCTCCTGGCCGTGCTGGCCGCCGTCGGGGCGGCCTTCTGTGTGCGGCGGGGGCGGGCCGCTGCAGCTGTGGCGCAGGGCAAAGGGCAAGTGGGACCTGGGGCCGGGCCCCTGGAGCTGGAGGGGGTGAAGGCCCCCCTGGAGCCAAACCCCAAGGCATTGGAGGGTGGCGGGGAAGCCCCGCCGGGCGGGCTGGAGTGCGAGGTGCCGCTCATGGGCTACTCGGGGCCCAGCCCACAGGGGCCCCTCCCAGCCAAGCCCTACATCTAA